A single region of the Anaerostipes rhamnosivorans genome encodes:
- a CDS encoding polyprenyl synthetase family protein, with amino-acid sequence MDHFKQEMAKRTEHIESVLDIYLPKPEGLQKTVLTAMNTTVRAGGKRLRPMLMEETYKMFGGTGRVIEPFMAAIEMIHTYSLIHDDLPALDNDDYRRGQKTCHIVYGEDMAVLAGDALLNYAFETASAAFDMEDADLLRTAKAIQILARKPGIYGMIGGQTADVELEGRELSLDEIMFIHHNKTSALIEACLMIGAVLAGASDEQVHHMEQCGRKIGLAFQIQDDILDITGTEEEIGKPVGSDEKNHKTTYVTLKGIEQAKRDVELISMEAVSVLKDYDEADGYLTGLVEYLIHRTY; translated from the coding sequence ATGGATCATTTTAAACAAGAGATGGCAAAGAGAACAGAACACATTGAGAGTGTGCTGGATATCTATCTTCCCAAACCGGAAGGACTGCAGAAGACAGTGCTTACGGCCATGAACACAACAGTCCGGGCAGGGGGGAAGAGACTCAGGCCTATGCTCATGGAGGAAACCTATAAGATGTTCGGCGGTACAGGCAGGGTCATAGAACCATTTATGGCGGCGATCGAGATGATCCATACCTATTCCCTGATCCATGATGATCTGCCGGCACTGGATAACGATGACTACCGCAGGGGACAGAAGACCTGCCATATCGTCTACGGGGAAGATATGGCGGTCCTGGCTGGAGATGCGCTGTTAAACTATGCTTTTGAGACCGCATCCGCAGCTTTTGATATGGAGGACGCAGATCTTTTAAGAACTGCAAAGGCCATCCAGATCCTGGCAAGGAAACCGGGCATTTATGGTATGATCGGCGGTCAGACAGCTGATGTGGAACTGGAGGGCAGAGAGCTATCATTAGATGAGATCATGTTTATCCACCACAATAAAACTTCTGCGCTGATCGAAGCGTGCCTGATGATTGGTGCAGTGCTTGCGGGTGCTTCTGATGAGCAGGTTCACCATATGGAACAGTGTGGAAGGAAGATCGGGCTGGCGTTTCAGATTCAGGATGATATTCTGGATATTACAGGGACAGAGGAAGAGATCGGCAAACCTGTGGGCAGTGATGAGAAGAATCACAAAACCACATATGTGACGTTAAAAGGTATTGAGCAGGCCAAACGAGATGTAGAGCTTATCTCTATGGAAGCGGTCTCTGTGCTTAAGGATTATGATGAGGCAGACGGTTATCTGACCGGTCTGGTGGAGTATCTGATCCACAGGACCTATTAA
- the argR gene encoding arginine repressor, with protein sequence MKKKRQQAIIELIAKRPIETQEELTNRLNEQGFKTTQATVSRDIRELELTKIPLPDGRQAYGLLAAREKEVAKSYQRILNDAIVSMETAGNLLVIKTAAGMAMACAAALDDLDLPGLLGSIAGDDTIFCAVREQEKGSDIIGEIRLMMESTSDK encoded by the coding sequence ATGAAAAAAAAGAGACAGCAGGCAATCATTGAACTGATCGCCAAAAGGCCTATCGAGACCCAGGAGGAACTGACGAACCGTCTGAATGAACAGGGCTTTAAAACGACCCAGGCGACGGTCTCCAGGGATATCAGAGAACTTGAGCTGACTAAAATCCCGCTTCCGGACGGAAGACAGGCATATGGGCTGCTGGCCGCCAGGGAAAAAGAAGTAGCAAAGTCCTACCAGCGGATTCTAAATGACGCTATTGTTTCTATGGAGACAGCGGGAAATCTTCTGGTCATTAAAACGGCGGCAGGTATGGCGATGGCCTGTGCCGCTGCTCTGGATGATTTGGATCTTCCAGGGCTTTTGGGATCCATCGCAGGGGATGACACAATTTTCTGTGCGGTCAGAGAGCAGGAAAAAGGCAGCGATATCATCGGAGAGATTCGTCTGATGATGGAAAGCACAAGTGATAAGTAG
- the spoIVB gene encoding SpoIVB peptidase: MRKYYYRKLLIALFVINIVGICAVYFKYCRNVLPNAIELTMGEKACLKYDVPAVGMVKDQKIKLNQPFVLTKDSVGQDEIKAKLFGTIPLKDIKVNVVKQKTLVPSGKIVGIYVETNGILVLETDMITGVDGGNHTPSANKLYQGDYILSVNGSKVETKVDFMKKINECNGKEVTLQVIRNHKKTKIKVQPVQSVTDSQYKIGAWVRDNTQGIGTMTYVAGNEFGGLGHGICDMDTGKLMDIKGGYLLTPQIDTIQKGKSGSPGEIVGSIYYKEANLLGTIRKNTKYGIYGTTQSDKKDKAYRIGYKQSVKTGKAQIISCISGKRETYDIEIKSVDQSNHDVLKGMEIEITDPKLLKQTNGIVQGMSGTPIIQNNHIIGAVTHVFVDDSTKGYATFIENMLNSSK; this comes from the coding sequence ATGAGAAAATACTACTACCGCAAACTTCTCATTGCTCTGTTTGTCATAAACATCGTAGGAATCTGTGCCGTTTATTTCAAATACTGCAGAAATGTACTGCCCAATGCCATTGAGCTGACCATGGGAGAAAAAGCATGTCTAAAGTATGACGTGCCGGCGGTTGGGATGGTCAAGGATCAAAAGATCAAGCTAAACCAACCGTTTGTTCTGACGAAGGACTCCGTTGGACAGGATGAGATCAAAGCAAAGCTGTTTGGAACCATTCCGTTAAAAGACATTAAGGTGAATGTTGTCAAACAAAAAACACTGGTGCCCAGCGGAAAGATCGTAGGTATCTATGTGGAGACAAATGGGATCCTTGTATTGGAAACAGATATGATCACAGGCGTAGACGGAGGCAACCATACTCCGAGCGCAAATAAGCTGTATCAAGGTGATTATATTCTGTCAGTCAATGGATCAAAGGTTGAGACAAAGGTTGATTTTATGAAAAAAATCAATGAATGTAATGGTAAGGAAGTCACTCTGCAAGTGATCCGAAACCATAAAAAAACCAAGATCAAGGTGCAGCCTGTCCAGTCTGTCACCGACAGTCAATATAAGATCGGAGCCTGGGTCAGGGATAACACCCAGGGGATCGGAACTATGACCTACGTGGCAGGAAATGAGTTTGGAGGCCTGGGGCACGGGATCTGCGACATGGACACCGGAAAACTGATGGATATCAAAGGCGGATACCTGCTCACTCCGCAGATCGATACGATCCAGAAGGGAAAATCCGGCTCCCCGGGAGAGATTGTCGGAAGCATTTATTACAAGGAGGCGAACCTGCTGGGAACGATCCGCAAAAATACCAAATATGGAATTTACGGAACTACCCAGTCGGATAAAAAAGACAAAGCCTACCGTATCGGTTATAAGCAGTCAGTAAAGACTGGAAAAGCGCAGATCATAAGCTGTATCAGCGGTAAGAGGGAGACCTATGATATTGAGATCAAAAGTGTGGATCAATCCAACCATGATGTACTAAAGGGGATGGAGATTGAGATTACAGATCCAAAGCTGTTAAAACAGACCAATGGTATCGTTCAAGGTATGAGCGGAACTCCTATCATTCAGAACAACCACATTATAGGTGCTGTGACCCATGTCTTTGTGGACGATTCGACAAAAGGGTACGCAACCTTTATTGAAAATATGCTAAATTCCTCTAAATAA
- a CDS encoding NAD(+)/NADH kinase produces the protein MKNFLIMTNEVKDPGFAASNRIKEYLEAKGGTAVLREDFTEDTQTYSNIPDDAECVIILGGDGTMLHASRLIAPHDLPVVGVNLGTLGFLTEIEMSHLSEGLDDLLNDRFHIEERMMLEGCIFHRDISCYRLSALNDIVITRSGFSRIISFKIIVNGELLDVYAADGVIISTPTGSTGYNLSAGGPIVNPEANVILITPVCPHSLQAKSIVLGEWDTIEIHIQKVRKTQLEEALVTFDGQVAERLNPGDIIKINKSRKVAKVVKVQERSFYHTLRAKVGGKA, from the coding sequence ATGAAGAATTTTTTGATTATGACCAATGAAGTGAAGGACCCCGGTTTTGCCGCATCGAACCGGATCAAGGAATATCTTGAGGCAAAGGGCGGGACGGCCGTCTTAAGAGAAGATTTTACGGAAGATACCCAGACTTACTCCAATATTCCCGATGATGCGGAATGCGTGATCATCTTGGGGGGAGACGGAACGATGCTGCATGCATCCCGGCTGATCGCACCTCATGACCTTCCAGTGGTGGGAGTCAATCTGGGTACCCTTGGTTTTCTGACAGAGATCGAAATGTCCCATCTCTCAGAAGGTCTTGACGATCTGCTCAATGACCGGTTTCATATCGAGGAGAGGATGATGCTGGAGGGATGTATTTTCCACAGGGATATTTCCTGTTACCGGCTTTCCGCCCTCAACGACATTGTGATCACCAGGAGCGGTTTTTCCAGGATTATTTCGTTTAAGATCATTGTCAACGGTGAGCTCTTGGATGTGTATGCTGCGGACGGTGTGATCATTTCCACACCTACCGGATCCACGGGATACAACCTCTCGGCCGGGGGACCCATAGTCAATCCGGAGGCGAATGTCATACTGATTACTCCGGTATGTCCGCATTCTTTGCAGGCAAAGAGTATTGTGCTGGGAGAATGGGATACCATTGAGATCCATATACAGAAGGTGCGCAAAACACAGCTTGAGGAGGCTCTGGTCACCTTTGACGGGCAGGTGGCAGAACGTCTGAACCCTGGCGATATCATAAAGATCAACAAGTCCCGGAAGGTGGCGAAGGTTGTCAAAGTACAAGAAAGAAGTTTTTATCATACACTCCGTGCGAAAGTTGGTGGAAAAGCATGA
- the recN gene encoding DNA repair protein RecN, whose product MLQSLHVKNLALIDEIEIHFDEHLNILTGETGAGKSIIIGSIESALGKKVSRDMIRPGEKEALIELLFYTEDDDILRDLKEKDLPAEDGMILIKRVISEKRSVNRINDCMVTLKTLQEVSERLMNLHGQQEHQTLLNEKNHKSILDHFLSQNGKQYVKDTKTSFGHLQKLQKRKSEFAVDEAQRLREMSFLNHEIQEIEDAHLVKNEDEALDEHYQRMVHSQEIMEGMKSAYECTGNETEVSVGTLLSTALKDLQGIVNLDPALGDSYEQLLQAEDIINGFNQQVSEYMSSMEFDAEEFARTEERLNLVNSLKDKYGRTIEDVLSYQYKAQEKLLTYEHYEEEKELLLKQIAQAEKEFYEKAGKLSKERRKAAKILEQQIFKALSDLNFLSVKFQIKVSPSETANADGVDQVTFLISTNPGLPVRPMAEVASGGELSRIMLAVKSVLADVDQVGTLIFDEIDTGISGETANKVARKMAVIAKDHQVLAITHLPQIAAMADAHYYIEKYADKTKTTTTIQRLSEEDSLRELGRMINGDDLTEAVLKNSKEMKSLANDAKLY is encoded by the coding sequence ATGTTACAGAGTCTGCATGTTAAAAATTTAGCTTTAATTGATGAGATAGAGATTCATTTTGATGAGCATTTAAATATTCTGACCGGTGAGACAGGTGCGGGGAAGTCCATTATCATCGGCTCTATTGAGAGCGCTCTTGGGAAGAAGGTTTCCAGGGATATGATCAGGCCTGGGGAAAAAGAGGCCCTGATCGAACTCTTATTCTATACAGAGGATGATGATATCCTCAGGGATCTAAAAGAGAAAGATCTGCCTGCAGAAGACGGCATGATCCTGATCAAAAGGGTGATCTCAGAAAAACGCAGCGTCAACCGTATCAACGACTGTATGGTCACATTGAAAACACTTCAGGAGGTTTCAGAAAGGCTCATGAACCTTCACGGACAGCAGGAGCACCAGACACTTTTAAATGAAAAAAATCACAAATCGATTTTAGACCATTTTTTAAGCCAAAATGGGAAACAATATGTAAAAGATACAAAAACGTCTTTTGGACACCTTCAGAAGCTTCAGAAGCGCAAGAGTGAGTTTGCGGTAGATGAAGCCCAGAGACTCCGGGAGATGAGCTTTTTAAACCATGAGATTCAGGAAATTGAGGATGCGCATCTCGTTAAAAATGAAGATGAAGCTCTGGATGAGCACTATCAGAGGATGGTACACAGCCAGGAGATCATGGAAGGCATGAAAAGTGCTTATGAGTGTACTGGGAATGAAACAGAAGTGTCGGTGGGAACGCTGCTCTCCACAGCCTTAAAGGACCTTCAGGGTATTGTGAATCTGGATCCGGCACTTGGAGATTCCTATGAACAGCTTCTTCAGGCGGAAGACATCATCAATGGATTTAACCAGCAGGTTTCAGAATATATGTCATCCATGGAATTTGATGCCGAAGAGTTTGCCCGCACAGAGGAGAGGCTTAACCTGGTCAACAGCCTGAAGGACAAGTACGGCAGGACCATTGAGGATGTGTTAAGCTACCAGTATAAGGCTCAGGAGAAGCTTTTAACTTACGAACATTACGAGGAGGAAAAGGAGCTGCTCCTGAAACAGATCGCCCAGGCAGAAAAGGAGTTTTATGAAAAGGCCGGAAAACTGTCAAAAGAGCGCAGAAAGGCCGCAAAGATTTTGGAACAGCAGATTTTTAAGGCTCTCTCAGATCTCAATTTTCTCTCTGTTAAGTTCCAGATCAAGGTTTCACCTTCTGAGACGGCCAATGCTGACGGAGTAGATCAGGTAACTTTTTTGATCTCTACCAATCCGGGCCTTCCGGTGCGGCCTATGGCAGAAGTGGCATCCGGAGGTGAACTCTCTAGGATCATGCTGGCTGTCAAATCCGTTCTTGCGGATGTGGATCAGGTGGGAACGTTGATTTTTGACGAAATCGACACGGGGATCAGCGGAGAGACGGCAAATAAGGTTGCCAGGAAGATGGCAGTCATTGCGAAGGACCATCAGGTATTAGCCATTACCCATCTGCCGCAGATTGCGGCCATGGCAGACGCTCACTATTATATTGAGAAGTATGCCGATAAAACAAAGACCACCACCACCATACAAAGACTTTCCGAAGAGGATTCCCTGAGGGAATTAGGACGGATGATCAACGGCGATGATCTCACGGAAGCCGTTTTAAAAAACTCAAAAGAAATGAAAAGTTTAGCAAATGACGCAAAATTATACTGA
- a CDS encoding TlyA family RNA methyltransferase, whose product MKERLDVLLVKRGLAASREKAKAIIMSGVVFVDGQREDKAGTMIKEELPIEIKGKTLKYVSRGGLKLEKAMNQFGIRLDGRVCMDVGASTGGFTHCMLLNGAKKVYSVDVGHGQLDWSLRNDERVVCMERTNMRYVTLEDIDEPAQFVSIDVSFISLTKILPAVYGILETGGEVTALIKPQFEAGREKVGKKGVVRDPAVHEEVIEKITEFASGNGFELLHLDYSPIKGPEGNIEYLLHMRKTEEKQHENVLKGKIPEVVGASHGDLEKAKE is encoded by the coding sequence ATGAAAGAACGATTAGATGTGCTTCTGGTAAAAAGAGGCCTTGCGGCGTCCAGAGAGAAGGCGAAGGCCATCATCATGTCAGGCGTAGTTTTTGTGGACGGCCAGAGAGAAGACAAGGCAGGCACTATGATTAAAGAGGAACTGCCCATTGAGATCAAAGGAAAAACACTAAAATACGTAAGCCGTGGAGGATTGAAGCTGGAAAAGGCAATGAACCAGTTCGGTATCCGCCTGGACGGCAGGGTGTGTATGGATGTGGGGGCATCCACCGGAGGATTTACCCACTGTATGCTTCTGAATGGGGCAAAGAAGGTCTATTCCGTGGATGTAGGGCACGGGCAGCTGGACTGGAGCCTGAGAAACGATGAGAGAGTCGTGTGTATGGAGCGTACCAATATGCGCTATGTAACTCTGGAGGATATTGATGAACCGGCACAGTTTGTTTCCATTGACGTTTCCTTTATCTCATTGACCAAGATCCTGCCGGCGGTTTACGGGATCCTGGAGACCGGAGGTGAAGTTACTGCCCTGATCAAACCTCAGTTCGAGGCCGGCAGGGAAAAGGTCGGAAAAAAGGGAGTGGTAAGGGATCCGGCGGTTCATGAGGAAGTCATTGAAAAGATCACAGAGTTTGCCAGCGGCAATGGCTTTGAACTCCTTCATCTGGATTATTCTCCGATCAAAGGGCCGGAGGGAAACATAGAGTACCTCCTTCATATGAGAAAGACGGAAGAAAAGCAGCATGAGAATGTCCTAAAAGGAAAGATACCGGAAGTGGTGGGGGCATCCCACGGTGACTTGGAGAAGGCAAAAGAGTAG
- the xseA gene encoding exodeoxyribonuclease VII large subunit — MNKVFSVAQINAYIKRIFQSDYALNRIYIKGEVSNCKYHSSGHIYFSLKDDKSQISCVMFANQRMNGLDFDMENGQTVIVSGSISVFERNGTYQLYANEISLDGIGRLYVEFEKLKERLYQEGLFDHEKKKPIPRNPKSVGIVTAKTGAAIQDIISVAKRRNPYVQLVLYPAQVQGDGASDTIVKGIQTLDRYGVDVIIIGRGGGSIEDLWAFNEEKVARAVYAARTPIISGTGHEVDTTIADYAADLRAATPTAACELAVPDLRETLEAIDVRKRRLFAQMQYVTGNYRLKVERYRRKMHGFDPRLKLQEQKMIFAELEERLHGRMDHLKKDYRHRLEIYMERLHGMSPTAKLIGGYGYLSVGDNEPLTSVKGVKIGEEVTITISDGQLTTEVRDIRDI, encoded by the coding sequence ATGAACAAGGTATTTTCAGTTGCGCAGATCAATGCGTATATCAAAAGAATCTTTCAGAGCGATTATGCTCTGAATCGGATTTATATCAAGGGGGAAGTCTCCAACTGTAAGTATCATTCCTCGGGGCATATTTATTTTTCCCTGAAGGATGATAAAAGCCAGATCTCCTGTGTGATGTTTGCCAACCAGAGGATGAACGGGCTGGATTTTGATATGGAGAACGGGCAGACAGTCATTGTCTCAGGGAGCATCAGCGTGTTTGAGAGAAACGGTACTTATCAGCTCTATGCCAATGAGATTTCCCTGGACGGCATCGGAAGACTCTATGTAGAGTTTGAAAAGCTCAAGGAGAGACTGTATCAGGAGGGGCTATTCGATCACGAGAAGAAAAAGCCGATCCCAAGGAATCCCAAATCGGTAGGCATCGTCACGGCGAAGACAGGAGCAGCGATCCAGGATATCATCAGTGTGGCAAAGCGGAGAAATCCCTATGTGCAGCTTGTGCTGTATCCGGCTCAGGTACAGGGGGACGGTGCATCGGATACCATTGTAAAGGGAATCCAGACATTGGACCGTTACGGCGTGGATGTTATCATCATTGGCCGGGGCGGCGGGTCCATTGAGGATCTCTGGGCATTTAACGAAGAAAAGGTGGCCAGAGCCGTCTATGCGGCCAGAACACCGATCATTTCTGGTACAGGCCACGAGGTGGACACGACAATCGCAGATTATGCGGCAGATTTAAGAGCAGCCACTCCCACTGCGGCATGTGAGCTTGCGGTGCCGGATCTCAGGGAGACACTGGAAGCCATTGATGTTAGAAAGCGCAGGCTTTTTGCACAGATGCAGTATGTCACAGGCAATTACCGTCTCAAGGTAGAGAGATACCGAAGGAAGATGCATGGGTTTGATCCGAGGCTTAAGCTCCAGGAACAGAAGATGATCTTTGCGGAATTAGAAGAACGGCTTCATGGGCGGATGGATCACCTCAAGAAGGACTACCGCCACAGGCTTGAGATCTATATGGAACGGCTTCACGGAATGTCACCTACAGCGAAGCTGATCGGGGGATATGGATATCTGTCAGTGGGAGACAACGAGCCACTCACATCTGTGAAGGGGGTTAAGATCGGGGAGGAAGTGACGATCACCATTTCCGACGGGCAGCTCACCACAGAAGTCAGAGACATTAGAGATATTTAG
- the dxs gene encoding 1-deoxy-D-xylulose-5-phosphate synthase has product MLEQIKHPNDIKSINPKDYRLLAKEIRKFLLLNVSRTGGHLASNLGAVELTMALHLTMDFPKDQLVFDVGHQSYVHKILTGRMEGFKSLRQYGGMSGFPKRTESDCDAFHSGHSSTSIGVALGLAQARDLKGTDETIVAVLGDGALSGGMAYEALNNMARLREKKQKLIVVLNDNKMSISENVGGMSGYLNRVRSKKEYVDFKGNIEKSLMQIPLVGEPIAKGLKKSKDSIKQLFVPGMMFEDMGITYIGPIDGHNVPLLVETFERAKKLDEPIILHVVTKKGKGYKFAEQDPSRFHGVNPFNVRTGKALKSGGGLSYTDIFSETVTALAQEDPEIVAVTAAMPEGTGLSKFRERFPERFFDVGIAEQHAVAFCAGMAAKGLKPVAAVYSTFLQRAYDQLLHDVGIGRLNMLIGVDRSGLVGADGETHQGIFDVTYLSSIPNFTVMAPINGKELKEMVTCALKEFDGPVAVKYSRGSASNLFEEQYTPLKKGKGCILKQGLDIALIPLGNMMEEGILVYEELIKDGYTPTLVNPRFVKPLDEELICSLMDRHRLIVTMEEGVLNGGFGQQVTQILTEHDYKGRIRNIGIDDRFVEHGSVGELRKMLGLDSASMTHKIKEWIGDKA; this is encoded by the coding sequence ATGTTAGAACAGATAAAGCATCCCAATGACATAAAGAGTATCAATCCGAAAGATTACAGACTTCTGGCCAAAGAGATCCGGAAGTTTTTGCTTTTGAATGTAAGCAGAACAGGAGGCCATCTGGCTTCCAATCTGGGAGCCGTGGAGCTTACAATGGCTCTGCATCTTACGATGGATTTTCCGAAAGACCAGCTGGTTTTTGACGTAGGGCACCAGTCCTATGTCCATAAGATTCTCACAGGCAGGATGGAAGGATTTAAAAGTCTGCGCCAGTACGGCGGCATGAGTGGTTTTCCAAAGCGCACGGAGAGTGACTGCGATGCGTTTCACAGCGGACACAGCTCTACATCCATAGGTGTTGCCCTGGGTCTTGCACAGGCCAGGGACCTGAAGGGAACGGATGAGACCATCGTGGCGGTTCTGGGTGACGGGGCTCTTTCCGGTGGTATGGCTTATGAGGCTCTTAATAACATGGCCAGACTCAGGGAAAAGAAACAAAAGCTCATCGTAGTACTCAATGACAATAAGATGTCCATATCGGAGAATGTAGGCGGAATGTCCGGCTACCTGAACCGGGTGCGGTCTAAAAAAGAATATGTAGATTTTAAAGGAAATATTGAAAAATCATTGATGCAGATTCCATTAGTGGGAGAACCCATTGCCAAAGGCCTAAAGAAATCCAAGGATTCCATCAAGCAGCTGTTTGTGCCGGGGATGATGTTTGAAGATATGGGGATTACTTATATCGGACCCATTGATGGGCACAATGTACCGCTTTTGGTGGAGACCTTTGAGCGCGCCAAGAAGCTGGATGAGCCAATCATTCTCCATGTAGTCACAAAAAAGGGAAAGGGATATAAGTTTGCAGAACAAGATCCTTCCCGTTTTCACGGAGTAAATCCCTTCAATGTTCGGACCGGGAAAGCGCTGAAAAGCGGGGGAGGTCTGTCCTATACAGATATTTTTTCCGAGACAGTCACCGCTCTTGCACAGGAAGATCCGGAGATTGTGGCTGTTACAGCGGCTATGCCGGAGGGGACAGGACTTTCAAAGTTCCGTGAGAGATTCCCGGAGCGTTTTTTTGACGTGGGTATTGCTGAGCAGCATGCCGTGGCATTCTGTGCAGGTATGGCAGCTAAAGGACTGAAGCCCGTGGCCGCTGTTTATTCCACATTTTTGCAGAGGGCATATGACCAGCTGCTGCATGATGTGGGCATCGGAAGGCTCAACATGCTGATCGGCGTGGACCGGTCCGGCCTGGTAGGAGCAGACGGTGAAACACATCAGGGTATCTTTGATGTGACTTATCTGTCTTCCATCCCAAATTTTACAGTGATGGCCCCGATCAACGGAAAAGAATTAAAAGAAATGGTCACCTGCGCTCTCAAAGAATTTGATGGACCCGTGGCTGTCAAATACTCCCGTGGCTCCGCATCCAATTTGTTTGAAGAGCAGTATACTCCGCTTAAAAAGGGGAAAGGATGTATCCTAAAGCAAGGCCTGGACATTGCACTGATTCCTCTCGGCAACATGATGGAGGAAGGAATTCTAGTATATGAAGAACTGATAAAGGACGGGTATACGCCTACACTGGTCAATCCAAGATTTGTAAAGCCTCTGGACGAGGAGTTAATTTGTTCTCTCATGGATAGACACCGTCTGATCGTAACGATGGAGGAGGGGGTCTTAAATGGAGGATTCGGGCAGCAGGTGACACAGATCCTCACCGAGCATGATTACAAAGGAAGGATCCGGAATATCGGTATTGATGACCGTTTTGTGGAGCACGGTTCCGTAGGTGAACTCAGAAAGATGCTGGGGCTTGACAGCGCGTCAATGACACATAAGATCAAAGAGTGGATTGGAGATAAAGCATGA
- the xseB gene encoding exodeoxyribonuclease VII small subunit, with protein sequence MAKEKFQIDEGFIQLDEIIKQLEQEDVKLSDAVALYTKGVEVLKECRDSLDKVEKELIILEQDGEQNGSF encoded by the coding sequence ATGGCTAAGGAGAAATTTCAGATAGATGAAGGATTTATACAGCTGGATGAGATCATCAAGCAGCTGGAGCAGGAGGACGTGAAGCTGTCTGACGCAGTAGCTCTATATACAAAGGGCGTGGAAGTGCTGAAGGAATGCAGGGATTCCTTGGACAAGGTGGAGAAGGAACTGATCATTTTAGAGCAGGATGGAGAACAGAATGGATCATTTTAA